The following coding sequences lie in one Candidatus Planktophila sulfonica genomic window:
- a CDS encoding NADH-quinone oxidoreductase subunit A — MSANPYIPILVIFAIGFGFAAFSVGIAAVTGPARYNRAKQEAYECGIEPSPQALQGGRFPVKYFLTAMLFIVFDIEIVFLYPWAVTFDKLGLFGLVEMAIFIGTVFVAYAYVWRRGGLEWD, encoded by the coding sequence GTGAGCGCAAATCCATATATCCCGATTCTGGTGATCTTCGCTATCGGCTTCGGATTCGCAGCATTCTCCGTAGGAATTGCAGCTGTCACCGGACCTGCACGCTACAACCGCGCTAAGCAAGAAGCTTACGAGTGCGGAATCGAACCATCACCACAAGCTCTTCAAGGCGGACGCTTCCCTGTGAAGTACTTCCTTACTGCAATGCTCTTTATTGTCTTCGATATTGAAATCGTATTTCTCTATCCATGGGCAGTTACTTTCGACAAGCTCGGACTTTTTGGATTAGTTGAAATGGCAATCTTTATCGGAACAGTATTCGTCGCCTATGCATATGTATGGCGTCGCGGTGGATTGGAATGGGATTAA
- a CDS encoding NuoB/complex I 20 kDa subunit family protein produces MGLEDKLPSGVLLSTVEGLAGYMRKSSVWPATFGLACCAIEMMALGSAPKHDISRFGMERFSASPRQADLMIVAGRVSQKMAPVLRQIYDQMTAPKWVISMGACASSGGMFNNYAIVQGVDHIVPVDIYLPGCPPRPEQLMDAIIKLHTLIGDTKLGPNREAIIKEVELAALNAKPTIQMKGLLA; encoded by the coding sequence GTGGGCCTAGAAGATAAGTTACCAAGCGGAGTTTTACTTTCAACTGTCGAAGGTCTTGCCGGTTACATGCGCAAGAGCTCTGTCTGGCCAGCAACATTCGGTCTTGCATGTTGCGCAATTGAAATGATGGCACTTGGTTCAGCGCCAAAACATGATATTTCTCGTTTCGGAATGGAACGTTTCTCCGCGTCACCTCGTCAAGCAGATCTCATGATCGTTGCAGGTCGTGTTTCTCAGAAGATGGCTCCAGTACTTCGTCAGATTTATGATCAAATGACTGCGCCAAAGTGGGTTATCTCAATGGGTGCATGTGCTTCATCGGGTGGAATGTTTAACAACTACGCAATCGTTCAAGGCGTCGATCACATCGTTCCTGTTGATATTTACTTGCCAGGTTGCCCGCCACGTCCAGAGCAGTTGATGGATGCAATCATCAAGCTACACACTCTTATTGGCGATACAAAGCTCGGTCCAAATCGCGAAGCGATTATCAAGGAAGTTGAACTTGCTGCTCTTAATGCCAAGCCAACAATCCAAATGAAGGGGTTGCTGGCGTAA